From the genome of Streptomyces sp. NBC_00523:
GCTGGACGAGGCCCGCGCCTATGTGGCCGTCGCGCCGAAGGTGGTGCGGGTCGCCGGTGACGTACCGCTGCCGGACTTCGACCCGGCGCTGCCCGCCGCGCCGCGCGATCCGGCCGCGCTCGACGCGCTCGCGGCCCGGTGGGGGCTGGGCGGGGCCCTCGGGCGCCTCCACTCCGCTCTGCGAACCTGAGGTGTTAAGTTAGGTAACCCTAAGGCCGATGTCGGCATCGGGGGCATCGGTTGGCGGTTTTCCAATTCCGGCAGCAGGGAGCTGACCTCGTGGCAGAACGACCGGAGCGGCGGGCACCGAAGGCTCAGGGGGCGCACGTGCTGCGCACCGAGCAGATCACCCCGCACATGACCCGGGTGGTGCTCGGCGGCGACGGTCTCGCCGAGTTCGCGCTCGCGGGCTTCACCGACCATTACGTCAAACTGTGCTTCGCCCCCGAGAGCGCGGACTACACCCACCCCTTCGACATGGCCCGCATCCGCGAGGAGTACCCCCGCGAGCTGTGGCCCACCACCCGTACCTACACGGTGCGTTCCTGGGACCCGGCCGCCCGGGAGCTGGCGATCGACTTCGTGGTGCACGGCGACGAGGGCCTCGCCGGGCCCTGGGCGGCGGGCGCGAAGCCGGGCGACCAGGTGACGTTCCTGGGCCCCGGCGGCGGTTACGCCCCCGACGCCTCGGCGGACTGGCACCTGCTGGTGGGCGACGAGAGCGCGCTGCCGGCCGTCGCCGCCGCGCTGGAGCAGATGCCGGCGGGTGCGGTGGTGCACGCGTACGTCGAGGTGGCGGACGCGGCGGAGGAGCAGAAGATCGCCACGCCGGACGGCGTGGAGGTCACCTGGCTGCACCGGGCCGGACGGCCCGTCGGCGCGGCGCTCACCGAGGCGGTGACGGGACTGGAGTTCCCGTCCGGCCGGGTCCAGGCCTTCGTGCACGGCGAGGCGGGCTTCGTCAAGGAGATCCGCCGCCACCTGCGCCTGGAGCGCGAGATCCCGGCCTCCCAGCTGTCGATCTCCGGCTACTGGCGCCTCGGCCACGACGACGAGGCCTGGCGCTCCGTCAAGCGCGAGTGGAACGAGCAGGTCGAGCGCGAGCAGGAGAGCGCGGCCTGACCTCTCGTAGGCGAAGCTGTGCCCCGGTCCGGTGGACCGGGGCACAGCTGTTCCGTCAGACGGACTTCTGGTACGAGCGGAACGTGCGGGTCGACAACGCCACGGCGGCCACGGCGAGCAGCAGCAGCCCGCCGCAACGGGTGCCGACCAGCTGCCAGTCGGGGTCGGCGCCCAGCGCGGAACGTCCCGCCACCATGGCCCAGTTGACCGGGTTGAAGGCCGCGACGTCCCGCATCCAGCCGGGCATCTGACTGGGCGCCATGAAGGACGTGGACAGGAAGGTGAGCGGCATCAGCAGGAAGGTGTTGATGCCGATGATCGACTCCCGCTCCCGCACGATCATGCCCACGGCGTTCGAGAGCGCTCCGAAGACGGTGCCGAGCAGCACCGAGGCGGCGACCAGGATCAGCAGGCCGGCAGCCCCGCCCGGGTAGCCGGCCCCGGCCGCCCAGCCGAGCAGCAGGATGACCACGGACTGGACGGTGTTGGCGATGCCGTTCTGCACGACGTTGGCGTTCATCAGGGCGTTCCGGCTGACCGGCGTGGTCAGGAAGCGGTTGAGCGTGCCGCGCTCGATCTCCTCCAGGGTGCCCATCCCGGCCCACATGCTCGACCCGAGGGCGCTCATCACGACGATGCCGGGGACCAGGTAGTCCAGGTACGAGGTGGTGCCGAAGCCGCCGAGTTCCACCACCTTCCGGAACAGGTTGCCGAAGAGGAAGAGCCAGATCACCGGCTGGATCAGGGCCATCGCCAGGAAGACGGGCTGCCGGAGGATCGCCATCAGCTGGCGTTGCGTCATGTACCAGGTGTCAGAAAGGACCTGACTGCTCATCGGGCACCTCCCGCGAGGGCCGGCTCGGGGGCGGTCGCCGCGTCCTCCGACTCCGCGTCCTGGAAGCGGCGTCCGGCGTACCGCAGATAGACGTCGTCCAGCGAGGGCCGGGCGACGGTGGCCGTCGCGACGGTGGCCCCGGCCCGTTCGAGGGCGGCCAGCAGCACCGGTACGGCGGCTGCGCCGTCCTCGGCCCGGACGCTGACCCGGCGCCCCTCGGCCACCGCCTCGTGCACCCCGGGCAGCCCGGCGAGCGCGGTGACGGCCTCGGGACCGGCGTCCGCGCGCAGCTCCACATGGACGGCGTCGCCGCGCAGCTCGCCCTTGAGCTCGTCGGGGGTGCCCTCGACCACGATCCGGCCGCGGTCCACGATCGCGATGCGTTCCGCGAGCCGGTCCGCCTCCTCCAGGTAGTGCGTGGTGAGGACGATGGTCAGGCCCTCGTCACCGGCCAGCCGGGCTATCTCGTCCCACATCGCCGTCCGGGCCTCCGGGTCGAGCCCGGTCGTCGGCTCGTCCAGGAACAGCACCTCGGGGCGGTGCATCAGCCCGAGCGCCACGTCCAGGCGGCGCAGCATGCCGCCCGAGTACCCCTTGACCAGGCGCTTCCCGGCGTCCGCGAGGGCGAACCGCGCCAGCAGCTCATCGGCGCGGCGCTGCACGGCGGCCCCGCGCATCCCGTACAGCCGGCCCTGGAGGAGCAGGTTCTCGCGGCCGGTGGCGACCGGGTCGGCGCCGGACTTCTGGGCGACGACACCGATCGCGCGGCGCACCCGGTCCGGGTGGGCGAGGACGTCGTGCCCGGCGACGGACGCGGTCCCGGAGTCGGGGCGGGCGAGGGTGGTGAGGATCTTGACGGTGGTGGACTTCCCGGCGCCGTTGGGCCCGAGGAGCCCGAAGACGGTGCCGGCGGTGACGGTGAGGTCCATGCCGCGCAGTGCGGTGACCCCTCCCGGATAGGTCTTGACGAGTTGTCGCGCCTCGACAGCGGGCGCACGGGTGCTCATGACGGAGCTCTCCTGTGGTCGGCCGGGCGTCCGGTTGCCCGGACGCCGTCGGGCCGGTCCGCCTGAGAAGTGCCGGGCTATCCTGGGTGTGCCGCACCTCGATCGCCCGGGCCGCCTCCACGGTGGTCCGGCATTGGGGTTCAAGACCCCGGCGCGGACTGCTGCAACAGTCCCGCCGGGGTCTTTTTTTCGTCTTTACTCCAGGTCGTCGAGGTCCTGCCAGTCCTGCGGGACCTCGCCGGTCTCGTGGAACGACCTCCACTCCTCGATGCCGCTGATGGTGGCCTCGCCGATCTCCTGGC
Proteins encoded in this window:
- a CDS encoding siderophore-interacting protein, whose protein sequence is MAERPERRAPKAQGAHVLRTEQITPHMTRVVLGGDGLAEFALAGFTDHYVKLCFAPESADYTHPFDMARIREEYPRELWPTTRTYTVRSWDPAARELAIDFVVHGDEGLAGPWAAGAKPGDQVTFLGPGGGYAPDASADWHLLVGDESALPAVAAALEQMPAGAVVHAYVEVADAAEEQKIATPDGVEVTWLHRAGRPVGAALTEAVTGLEFPSGRVQAFVHGEAGFVKEIRRHLRLEREIPASQLSISGYWRLGHDDEAWRSVKREWNEQVEREQESAA
- a CDS encoding ABC transporter permease; this encodes MSSQVLSDTWYMTQRQLMAILRQPVFLAMALIQPVIWLFLFGNLFRKVVELGGFGTTSYLDYLVPGIVVMSALGSSMWAGMGTLEEIERGTLNRFLTTPVSRNALMNANVVQNGIANTVQSVVILLLGWAAGAGYPGGAAGLLILVAASVLLGTVFGALSNAVGMIVRERESIIGINTFLLMPLTFLSTSFMAPSQMPGWMRDVAAFNPVNWAMVAGRSALGADPDWQLVGTRCGGLLLLAVAAVALSTRTFRSYQKSV
- a CDS encoding ATP-binding cassette domain-containing protein, whose amino-acid sequence is MSTRAPAVEARQLVKTYPGGVTALRGMDLTVTAGTVFGLLGPNGAGKSTTVKILTTLARPDSGTASVAGHDVLAHPDRVRRAIGVVAQKSGADPVATGRENLLLQGRLYGMRGAAVQRRADELLARFALADAGKRLVKGYSGGMLRRLDVALGLMHRPEVLFLDEPTTGLDPEARTAMWDEIARLAGDEGLTIVLTTHYLEEADRLAERIAIVDRGRIVVEGTPDELKGELRGDAVHVELRADAGPEAVTALAGLPGVHEAVAEGRRVSVRAEDGAAAVPVLLAALERAGATVATATVARPSLDDVYLRYAGRRFQDAESEDAATAPEPALAGGAR